In Phragmites australis chromosome 24, lpPhrAust1.1, whole genome shotgun sequence, the following are encoded in one genomic region:
- the LOC133907646 gene encoding TOM1-like protein 1 — translation MSDNLMDKVNALGERLKISGAEVSRKMSVGVSNMSFKMKELFQGQNMADKVVDEATLEAMDAPDWAINLEICDMVNTERVNSVEVIRAIKRRIMLKNPRVQYLSLVLLETIVKNCEKAFSEIAAERVLDEMVKLIDDPQTIVNNRNKALMLIEAWGESGDDLRYLPVYEETYKSLRSRGIRFPGRDDESLAPIFSPRSVPAAEPYSVAAQEGYQEIPDESFAPVRAVPAVQVNEAFEVARNSVELLSTVLSSSPPKEVLEDDLTTTLVQQCQQCQYTIQRIVETAGDNEAQLFEALSIHEELQKVQCKYEELKEPVRVEHEPEPAMIPVTVELEESPRTVSKEDAPARKPTVSGYRSNGDDLLQDIDDMIFGKKGGTSSQQDRTPRKEQKDDFISF, via the exons ATGAGTGACAATCTGATGGATAAAGTCAATGCCTTGGGTGAGCGGCTCAAGATAAGTGGAGCAGAAGTTAGCCGGAAGATGTCAGTTGGCGTGAGCAACATGAGCTTCAAGATGAAGGAGTTATTCCAGGGCCAGAACATGGCAGACAAGGTTGTCGACGAAGCCACGCTGGAGGCCATGGATGCGCCTGATTGGGCTATCAATCTTGAGATATGTGACATGGTCAACACGGAGAGGGTCAACAGTGTTGAAGTGATCCGAGCCATCAAGAGAAGAATCATGTTGAAGAATCCACGGGTGCAGTATCTGTCTCTTGTCCTCCTCGAGACCATTGTCAAAAACTGTGAGAAGGCTTTCTCTGAGATTGCTGCTGAGCGGGTGCTTGATGAGATGGTAAAACTTATCGATGATCCACAGACTATAGTCAACAACAGAAACAAGGCTCTTATGCTTATTGAAGCATGGGGAGAGTCGGGAGATGACCTCCGCTACCTTCCGGTGTatgaagaaacttacaag AGCTTAAGATCTAGGGGAATTCGCTTCCCTGGGCGTGATGACGAGAGCCTAGCACCAATATTCTCTCCTCGTTCAGTACCTGCAGCTGAACCGTATTCTGTGGCAGCACAAGAAGGGTATCAAGAAATTCCAGATGAGAGTTTTGCTCCAGTTCGTGCTGTTCCCGCTGTGCAAGTAAATGAGGCTTTTGAGGTGGCTCGTAATAGCGTTGAACTTCTTTCCACGGTGctatcttcttctcctccaaaAGAGGTTCTAGAG GATGACCTGACTACCACCCTCGTTCAGCAATGCCAACAATGTCAGTACACAATCCAGAGAATCGTTGAGACGGCTGGTGACAACGAGGCTCAACTCTTTGAGGCACTGAGCATCCACGAGGAACTACAGAAGGTCCAGTGCAAGTACGAAGAGCTCAAGGAACCTGTCCGTGTTGAGCATGAGCCAGAACCAGCGATGATTCCAGTTACAGTGGAGCTTGAGGAGTCTCCGCGCACTGTGAGTAAAGAAGACGCCCCTGCAAGGAAGCCAACGGTTTCTGGATATCGGTCTAATGGGGATGACTTGCTTCAGGATATTGACGATATGATCTTTGGTAAGAAAGGTGGCACCTCGTCTCAGCAGGACAGAACTCCGAGAAAGGAGCAAAAGGACGACTTCATCAGCTTCTGA